One window of Staphylococcus chromogenes genomic DNA carries:
- a CDS encoding ABC transporter permease, translating into MSKFLATFKMTYFNKLKSKAFMISTILFILVIVGLANVDKIIQFFDKGNDNIAIVTQDDRVYQHVKSMGESLHKEIHYEKLSPSKVDKALKDEKIDRAYVIKTQGDRLSATIKSTSEPSEQDQKELQTILTQLQSQQIAEKLGLSQDEQQQLLTPSTIDTHVVKDAKGASINQNEKGFSSFIVMVGSLLMMFIIINYANQIAMEVATEKTSRVSEMIITSVKPSLHIIAKILGVLAVALTQLLILGLTVLICAYAFDFTQTLKGLDFVVTPHILRLITFGVLFLIIGVFAYVIFAAILGNLTARIEDIGQTMMPLTMLMLASFYTGYIGGLTNPDNIIVKVASYVPFFSPFVTFARLSIPETPTYEGIIAIVIHLVLIVVLFYFATKSYKNAVLTFEKGWWKSLKRTFKKS; encoded by the coding sequence ATGAGTAAGTTTTTAGCAACGTTTAAAATGACGTATTTTAACAAATTAAAGTCTAAAGCTTTTATGATTTCAACGATACTTTTTATTTTAGTCATCGTGGGGCTAGCGAATGTTGATAAAATCATTCAATTCTTTGATAAAGGCAACGATAATATCGCAATTGTGACACAAGATGACCGTGTTTACCAACACGTGAAATCGATGGGGGAAAGCTTACATAAAGAGATTCATTATGAAAAATTAAGCCCATCCAAAGTTGATAAGGCCTTAAAAGATGAAAAAATTGATCGGGCGTATGTCATTAAAACACAAGGAGACCGTTTATCGGCGACGATTAAATCAACCTCTGAACCGTCTGAGCAAGACCAAAAAGAGCTACAAACCATTTTGACACAACTCCAATCTCAACAAATAGCCGAGAAATTGGGACTCTCTCAAGATGAACAACAGCAATTGCTGACACCGAGCACCATCGACACACATGTCGTTAAAGATGCGAAAGGGGCAAGCATTAATCAAAATGAAAAGGGGTTTAGTTCATTTATTGTCATGGTCGGTAGTCTTTTGATGATGTTTATTATCATTAATTATGCCAACCAAATCGCCATGGAGGTCGCTACTGAAAAAACATCCCGTGTTTCTGAAATGATTATTACCAGTGTGAAACCTTCCCTCCATATTATTGCGAAAATTTTAGGCGTTCTTGCTGTAGCGCTTACACAATTGCTTATTTTAGGCCTCACGGTTTTAATCTGTGCTTACGCGTTTGATTTTACGCAAACATTAAAAGGTTTAGACTTTGTGGTCACGCCTCATATTTTACGATTAATTACCTTTGGTGTCCTTTTCTTAATTATAGGTGTCTTTGCCTATGTGATATTTGCAGCTATTCTCGGCAACTTGACGGCACGTATTGAAGACATTGGGCAAACGATGATGCCTTTAACGATGCTCATGTTGGCGAGCTTTTATACAGGCTATATCGGTGGGCTTACGAACCCAGACAATATTATTGTCAAAGTTGCGAGTTATGTTCCATTTTTCTCACCATTTGTTACATTTGCACGTTTATCAATTCCTGAAACGCCAACATATGAAGGAATTATCGCAATCGTGATTCATCTCGTACTGATTGTAGTGCTCTTCTATTTTGCGACGAAATCTTATAAAAATGCGGTCCTTACTTTTGAAAAAGGTTGGTGGAAATCACTAAAACGTACTTTTAAAAAATCCTGA
- a CDS encoding YnfA family protein: protein MNFLYPTAIFILAGLCEIGGGYLIWLWLRNDQSAWLGLFGGLLLMAYGVVATFQSFPTFGRVYAAYGGVFIVLSLLWAYWIDHEPPDKFDVIGALICIVGVLVMVLPSRG from the coding sequence ATGAACTTTTTGTATCCAACTGCCATTTTTATATTAGCAGGACTGTGCGAAATCGGAGGAGGCTACCTCATTTGGCTTTGGCTGCGCAACGATCAATCCGCGTGGCTAGGATTATTTGGGGGTCTATTATTAATGGCATATGGCGTCGTCGCTACCTTTCAAAGTTTTCCAACTTTTGGTCGTGTATATGCAGCGTATGGCGGTGTTTTTATCGTACTCAGTTTATTATGGGCGTATTGGATTGATCATGAACCCCCGGACAAGTTTGACGTGATAGGCGCATTGATTTGTATTGTTGGCGTATTGGTCATGGTCCTGCCTTCAAGAGGATAA
- a CDS encoding helix-turn-helix transcriptional regulator produces MRTRLKELRAREGYNQTELAKKVGVSRQTVSLIERQEFMPSILTAIKIARVFNTTVEDIFIFEDHEFKA; encoded by the coding sequence ATGCGAACACGATTAAAAGAATTACGTGCGCGTGAAGGGTATAATCAAACTGAACTTGCTAAAAAAGTTGGCGTCTCAAGGCAGACGGTCTCTTTAATTGAACGTCAAGAGTTTATGCCCTCGATTTTAACAGCGATTAAAATCGCACGGGTTTTCAACACAACTGTTGAAGACATATTTATATTCGAAGATCACGAGTTTAAAGCATAA
- a CDS encoding SRPBCC domain-containing protein, which translates to MEVQYSKTKTHAIQALTKTYETDIQTLFHYLSTNKGIQQWFPELSFDEDKLYFQLENQTPIAMHIWEYTKPTQIKFEWATGTVEMTLTALSPNETSLHLHESLPQTIEHLGMDFAGWQYKIDALKMLIEKGHMPNQSEFDFKARATQILDILKLK; encoded by the coding sequence ATGGAAGTTCAATATTCTAAAACTAAAACCCATGCGATTCAAGCACTTACTAAAACCTATGAAACAGATATTCAAACACTGTTTCACTATCTCAGTACGAATAAAGGGATTCAACAATGGTTTCCAGAGCTTTCCTTTGATGAGGATAAGCTTTACTTCCAATTAGAAAACCAAACGCCTATAGCCATGCATATTTGGGAATATACAAAACCCACACAAATAAAGTTTGAATGGGCGACAGGGACAGTTGAAATGACACTTACAGCATTAAGTCCAAATGAAACTTCTCTACACCTCCATGAATCGCTCCCCCAAACTATCGAACATCTAGGGATGGATTTTGCAGGTTGGCAGTACAAAATTGATGCATTAAAAATGCTCATAGAAAAAGGGCACATGCCCAACCAATCAGAATTTGATTTTAAAGCACGAGCCACACAAATCCTCGACATTTTAAAATTGAAATAA
- a CDS encoding MOSC domain-containing protein, whose product MEYSITAICTGKIETLHYDHTSLKSAMNKVPLQHETWLSRLGFEGDEQEYHGHGGPDKAVCLYSTDHYAMWEDVISPIPPYAFFGENISVDGIDETELYFGNQYQLGEAIIEVSEIREPCRKIQQKYQYNGIMKRMMATGKTGCYFRVIQEGKVAPDSRLKLLKMAPVDTRLSVQALNDVYYNDKKNKEKLSYALKNPFITEERRKKLNTLLMRCSTTQ is encoded by the coding sequence ATGGAATATTCGATTACAGCGATTTGTACAGGTAAAATAGAAACATTGCATTATGATCATACCTCATTAAAAAGTGCGATGAACAAAGTCCCCCTCCAACATGAGACTTGGTTGTCTCGCCTTGGATTTGAGGGCGATGAGCAGGAATATCACGGTCATGGTGGCCCGGATAAAGCCGTTTGTTTATATAGTACGGATCATTACGCTATGTGGGAAGATGTCATCTCACCTATTCCGCCCTATGCTTTTTTCGGTGAAAATATTTCAGTGGATGGCATTGATGAAACAGAATTGTATTTTGGTAACCAATATCAATTAGGAGAAGCCATTATAGAAGTGTCAGAAATTCGTGAGCCGTGTCGCAAAATCCAACAAAAATATCAATATAATGGGATTATGAAGCGGATGATGGCGACGGGTAAAACAGGATGTTATTTTAGAGTGATTCAAGAAGGTAAAGTCGCGCCTGACAGTCGTCTTAAATTGCTTAAAATGGCGCCTGTAGACACGCGTTTATCCGTACAGGCACTTAATGATGTGTATTATAATGACAAAAAGAACAAAGAGAAGCTTTCCTATGCGCTAAAAAATCCTTTTATTACAGAGGAACGACGTAAGAAATTAAATACGTTATTGATGCGTTGTTCCACAACGCAATAA
- a CDS encoding ribose 5-phosphate isomerase A yields MDTKQLKLLTLKDAVAQIEDGMTLGIGTGSTIELLIPEIAKLMEQGYQLRGVCTSERTAYQAKMLNIPILDINDVQKIDLAIDGADEIDPNLNLIKGGGGALFREKVIDAFAERFVVLADESKCVNYLGETFKLPVEVDTFNWYQLGKQIEAAYPVKAYRRMVEDTPLITDNGNYILDVEMSSAQDPYEFHEFLIHLTGVLETGYFLDLADEAIIGTKKGVKILSKSTK; encoded by the coding sequence ATGGACACAAAACAATTAAAATTATTGACATTGAAAGATGCAGTCGCGCAAATTGAAGATGGTATGACTTTAGGCATTGGCACAGGGAGTACGATTGAATTGTTAATTCCTGAAATTGCAAAATTAATGGAGCAAGGCTATCAGTTACGAGGGGTATGTACTTCGGAACGAACAGCGTATCAAGCGAAAATGTTGAATATTCCAATCTTAGATATTAATGATGTTCAAAAGATAGATTTAGCCATTGATGGCGCAGATGAAATTGACCCAAACTTGAATCTCATCAAAGGCGGGGGTGGCGCCTTATTTAGAGAAAAAGTGATTGATGCTTTTGCAGAACGCTTTGTGGTACTTGCGGATGAATCGAAATGTGTAAACTACTTAGGGGAGACATTTAAACTTCCTGTAGAGGTGGATACGTTCAACTGGTACCAACTTGGAAAGCAAATTGAAGCCGCATATCCGGTAAAAGCTTATCGCCGCATGGTCGAGGACACGCCGCTCATTACGGATAATGGAAATTATATTTTAGATGTCGAGATGTCGTCAGCTCAAGATCCTTATGAGTTTCATGAATTCTTAATTCATTTAACAGGCGTTTTGGAGACAGGATACTTTTTAGACCTTGCAGATGAAGCTATTATAGGAACAAAAAAGGGCGTCAAAATATTGTCTAAGTCAACAAAATAA
- a CDS encoding type II CAAX prenyl endopeptidase Rce1 family protein, with translation MNHSRISGFQWAMTIFVFFVIAYASPVILRDFQEASGLKNFVFSLNSLGPFIAAIICLLIFKHKKEQLEGFKLGINLKVIERLLLALTIPFVIFIIGMYSFNTFADSFILLQAKDLSESIWTILIGHLFMAFFIEFGFRSYLLNIVERRLPFLFANIGVSLLYLIWDVNTAFGMPYTMYSAIYVFSFSMIVGELVRGTGGHSIYIATLFHAFMSFAKVFFFSEEIGDVFSMQVLAYATAAIAVIVIVVSLIKRLLTPRHKGDDDDTPMFYDQQREHDIEETDNEAHHHETRHHALNNHHHEHTHNHEHHEAHNHDMDVDEETRARAIVQEDEAPTENDNATNERTSRLRR, from the coding sequence ATGAACCATTCGCGTATTTCAGGCTTTCAATGGGCAATGACAATCTTTGTCTTCTTTGTCATCGCATATGCCAGTCCCGTGATTTTACGAGATTTTCAAGAAGCATCCGGCTTGAAAAATTTCGTGTTCTCATTAAATAGTTTAGGCCCATTTATTGCCGCTATTATTTGCTTATTGATTTTCAAACATAAAAAAGAGCAACTAGAAGGTTTCAAATTAGGCATTAATTTAAAGGTCATTGAACGCCTTTTACTCGCTTTAACGATACCATTTGTAATTTTTATTATTGGTATGTATAGCTTTAACACATTTGCTGATAGCTTTATTCTATTACAAGCTAAAGACTTATCTGAATCCATTTGGACCATTTTAATTGGACACTTATTCATGGCCTTTTTCATCGAATTTGGATTCCGTTCATATTTATTGAATATTGTTGAACGCAGATTACCATTTTTATTCGCAAATATCGGCGTCAGCTTATTGTACTTAATTTGGGATGTGAATACGGCTTTTGGTATGCCATACACGATGTATAGTGCCATTTATGTATTTTCATTTTCAATGATTGTCGGTGAGCTTGTGCGCGGTACAGGCGGCCATTCTATTTATATTGCGACACTATTTCATGCATTTATGTCTTTCGCAAAAGTTTTCTTCTTCAGTGAAGAAATTGGCGATGTGTTTTCGATGCAAGTCCTCGCCTATGCGACAGCTGCTATCGCCGTTATAGTCATTGTTGTAAGTTTAATCAAACGTTTATTGACGCCACGTCATAAAGGTGATGACGATGACACACCGATGTTTTATGACCAACAACGTGAACATGATATTGAAGAAACAGACAATGAAGCGCATCATCATGAAACGCGTCATCATGCATTAAACAACCATCATCATGAGCACACACATAATCATGAGCATCATGAAGCCCATAATCATGACATGGATGTAGATGAAGAAACACGTGCGCGTGCAATTGTACAAGAAGATGAAGCACCTACAGAGAATGACAACGCTACAAATGAACGTACTTCTCGTTTACGTCGATAA